From Aedes albopictus strain Foshan chromosome 1, AalbF5, whole genome shotgun sequence, one genomic window encodes:
- the LOC109397627 gene encoding BTB/POZ domain-containing protein KCTD12: MSDFPAVVELNVGGVQYASGLDTLRSEDGSWLQEVFGGSADDMPKDSQGRFFIDRDGVLFRYVLEYLREPAKFKVTAEFQDRVRLRREAEFFRLSGLVEALTKEPGCITIGYRGSFQFGRDGLADVKFRKITRLLVHGRVAICREVFGDTLNESRDPDHGGPDRYTARFFLKHVFIEQAFDMLQDNGFRCVGSCGSGTAGSITENLKPGVDSEENRWNHYNEFVFIRD, encoded by the coding sequence ATGAGTGATTTCCCAGCGGTGGTTGAGTTGAACGTGGGAGGAGTACAGTATGCTTCCGGTTTGGATACGCTCAGATCAGAGGATGGATCCTGGCTGCAGGAGGTGTTCGGCGGCAGCGCTGATGACATGCCCAAGGATAGCCAAGGTCGGTTCTTCATCGATCGCGATGGAGTGCTGTTCCGGTACGTGTTAGAGTACCTGCGAGAGCCGGCCAAGTTCAAGGTGACGGCAGAGTTCCAGGATCGAGTGCGACTTCGTAGGGAGGCAGAGTTCTTCCGGTTGAGCGGATTGGTGGAAGCCTTGACCAAGGAACCGGGCTGCATCACCATCGGGTACCGGGGTAGCTTTCAGTTCGGACGCGACGGACTGGCGGATGTCAAGTTCCGCAAGATCACACGATTGTTGGTCCACGGACGTGTGGCCATCTGTCGGGAGGTGTTCGGCGATACCTTGAATGAGTCGCGAGATCCAGATCACGGAGGTCCGGATCGCTACACGGCGCGGTTCTTCCTGAAGCACGTGTTCATCGAGCAGGCCTTCGACATGCTGCAGGACAATGGCTTCCGGTGCGTTGGTAGTTGCGGCTCGGGCACGGCCGGATCCATCACGGAGAACCTGAAGCCCGGCGTAGACTCGGAGGAGAACCGCTGGAATCACTACAATGAGTTTGTCTTTATCCGTGATTAA